A window of Nomascus leucogenys isolate Asia chromosome X, Asia_NLE_v1, whole genome shotgun sequence contains these coding sequences:
- the CHST7 gene encoding carbohydrate sulfotransferase 7 produces the protein MKGRRRRRREYCKFALLLVLYTLVLLLVPSVLDGGRDGDKGAEHCPGLQRSLGVWSLEAAAAGEREQGAEARAAAEGGANQSPRSPSNLSGAVGEAVSREKQHIYVHATWRTGSSFLGELFNQHPDVFYLYEPMWHLWQALYPGDAESLQGALRDMLRSLFRCDFSVLRLYAPPGDPAARAPDTANLTTAALFRWRTNKVICSPPLCPGAPRARAEVGLVEDTACERSCPPVAIRALEAECRKYPVVVIKDVRLLDLGVLVPLLRDPGLNLKVVQLFRDPRAVHNSRLKSRQGLLRESIQVLRTRQRGDRFHRVLLAHGVGARPGGQSRALPAAPRADFFLTGALEVICEAWLRDLLFARGAPAWLRRRYLRLRYEDLVRQPRTQLRRLLRFSGLRALAALDAFALNMTRGAAYGADRPFHLSARDAREAVHAWRERLSREQVRQVEAACAPAMRLLAYPRSGEEGDAEPPRDRETPLEMDADGAT, from the coding sequence ATGAAGGGCCGGCGGCGGCGACGCCGAGAGTACTGCAAGTTCGCGCTGCTGTTGGTGCTGTACACGCTGGTGCTGTTGCTCGTCCCCTCCGTATTGGACGGCGGCCGCGACGGGGACAAGGGCGCCGAGCACTGCCCCGGCCTGCAGCGCAGCCTGGGAGTGTGGAGCCtggaggcggcggcggccggcGAACGCGAGCAGGGCGCGGAGGCGCGGGCCGCCGCGGAAGGGGGCGCGAACCAGTCCCCTCGGTCCCCAAGCAACCTCAGCGGCGCTGTCGGGGAGGCGGTGTCTCGCGAGAAGCAGCACATCTACGTGCATGCCACCTGGCGCACCGGCTCGTCCTTCCTGGGCGAACTCTTTAACCAGCACCCGGACGTTTTCTACTTGTATGAGCCCATGTGGCATCTATGGCAGGCGCTGTATCCGGGCGACGCCGAGAGCTTGCAGGGCGCGCTGCGCGACATGCTGCGTTCGCTCTTCCGCTGCGACTTCTCCGTGCTGCGGCTGTACGCGCCGCCGGGGGACCCCGCTGCGCGCGCCCCGGACACGGCCAATCTTACCACGGCCGCCCTCTTCCGCTGGCGGACTAACAAGGTCATCTGCTCGCCGCCACTGTGTCCTGGCGCACCCCGTGCCCGGGCCGAGGTGGGCCTCGTCGAGGACACCGCCTGCGAGCGCAGCTGCCCACCCGTGGCGATACGCGCCCTGGAGGCCGAGTGCCGAAAGTACCCGGTGGTGGTCATCAAGGACGTGCGCCTGCTCGATCTGGGCGTTCTGGTGCCCCTGTTGCGTGACCCAGGCCTCAACCTGAAGGTGGTGCAGCTTTTCCGCGACCCGAGGGCGGTGCACAACTCGCGCCTCAAGTCTAGGCAGGGACTGCTGCGCGAGAGCATCCAGGTGCTGCGCACCCGCCAGAGGGGCGACCGCTTCCACCGTGTGCTGCTGGCGCACGGCGTGGGTGCTCGCCCCGGGGGCCAGTCTCGCGCGCTGCCCGCCGCGCCGCGCGCTGATTTCTTCCTGACCGGTGCGCTCGAGGTGATCTGCGAAGCCTGGCTGCGCGATCTGCTTTTCGCGCGCGGTGCGCCCGCCTGGCTGCGGCGCCGCTACCTGAGGCTGCGCTATGAGGACCTGGTGCGGCAGCCACGCACCCAGCTGCGCCGCCTGCTGCGCTTCTCCGGGCTACGCGCGCTCGCAGCGCTCGATGCCTTCGCGCTCAACATGACTCGCGGAGCGGCCTACGGCGCCGACCGGCCCTTCCACCTGTCAGCGCGCGACGCCCGGGAGGCGGTGCACGCCTGGCGCGAGCGCCTGAGCCGAGAGCAGGTGCGCCAGGTGGAGGCCGCCTGCGCTCCAGCCATGCGTCTGCTCGCCTACCCTCGCAGCGGAGAGGAAGGCGACGCGGAGCCGCCCAGGGACCGGGAGACGCCGCTGGAGATGGATGCCGACGGCGCTACGTAG